A region of Subdoligranulum variabile DNA encodes the following proteins:
- a CDS encoding MFS transporter, producing MNRSATARPFGLRDKVGYLFGDFGNDFTFIFSTMMLMKFYTDVMGVSAGVVGLVMTIARIVDAFTDVTMGRICDRSRTTDHGKFKPWLLRMCGPVAIASFLIYQSGLAGLPMGAKIAYLFVTYILWGSVFYTAINIPYGSMASAISEDPDDRQSLSTFRTMGGTLAGVIIGVGLPLIAYQKVDGVETLIGSRVTLAAGVFSVLAVACYLLCYNLVTERVRVEAPDRKQESVLQMLKSAVHNRALISIIAASIVMLLAQLTMQGMSGYVYPDYYNNAAAQSASTLTMMVGMMLAAGAVKPLAKRFGKCEISVAASVFAVVVNVILFFVRPQNVWVYVGFQFLCWLGLGMFSMVCWALITDVIDYSELKTGRREDGTVYALYSFARKLGQAASAGLTGLLLELIGYSAATRTDPVVQEGLFNISVLVPALGFALLAAILWFWYPLHKKQVEENVQALKEKHAAEA from the coding sequence GGGTGTTTCGGCCGGTGTGGTCGGCCTGGTCATGACCATTGCGCGCATCGTGGATGCCTTCACCGATGTGACCATGGGCCGTATCTGTGACCGCAGCCGCACCACGGACCACGGCAAGTTCAAGCCCTGGCTGCTTCGCATGTGCGGCCCGGTGGCCATTGCCTCCTTCCTGATCTACCAGAGCGGCCTGGCGGGACTGCCCATGGGGGCCAAGATCGCCTACCTGTTCGTGACCTACATCCTGTGGGGATCGGTCTTCTATACGGCCATCAACATTCCCTACGGGTCCATGGCCTCCGCCATCTCGGAGGACCCCGATGACCGGCAGTCCCTGTCCACCTTCCGCACCATGGGCGGCACGCTGGCCGGTGTGATCATCGGCGTGGGCCTGCCCCTCATCGCCTACCAGAAGGTGGACGGTGTGGAGACCCTCATCGGTTCCCGGGTCACCCTGGCGGCCGGTGTATTCTCGGTGCTGGCTGTGGCCTGCTACCTTTTGTGCTATAATCTGGTTACCGAGCGTGTCCGCGTGGAGGCACCCGACCGCAAACAGGAGTCGGTACTCCAGATGCTCAAGAGCGCCGTACACAACCGGGCCCTTATCTCCATCATCGCGGCGTCCATCGTCATGCTGCTGGCCCAGCTCACCATGCAGGGCATGAGCGGCTACGTCTACCCCGACTACTACAACAACGCGGCTGCCCAGTCCGCCTCCACCCTCACCATGATGGTGGGCATGATGCTGGCCGCCGGTGCGGTCAAGCCGCTGGCCAAGCGGTTCGGCAAGTGCGAAATCAGCGTAGCGGCCAGCGTCTTTGCCGTGGTGGTCAACGTCATCCTTTTCTTTGTACGTCCCCAGAACGTCTGGGTCTATGTGGGCTTCCAGTTCCTCTGCTGGCTGGGCCTGGGGATGTTCTCCATGGTCTGCTGGGCGCTCATCACCGACGTCATCGACTACTCGGAACTCAAGACCGGCCGTCGGGAGGACGGCACCGTCTACGCGCTGTATTCCTTTGCCCGCAAGCTGGGCCAGGCCGCTTCCGCCGGTCTGACCGGTCTGCTGCTGGAACTCATCGGCTACTCGGCCGCCACCCGCACCGATCCCGTGGTGCAGGAAGGACTGTTCAATATCTCGGTGCTGGTGCCGGCGCTGGGATTTGCCCTGCTGGCCGCCATCCTGTGGTTCTGGTATCCGCTGCATAAAAAGCAGGTGGAGGAGAACGTGCAGGCCCTGAAAGAAAAGCATGCCGCCGAAGCATAA
- a CDS encoding glycoside hydrolase family 2 protein, producing the protein MRTVCNINHKWAFRKGAPLPETFPADWDLVNLPHSWNNIDGQDGGNDYWRGTAVYVRTLERADLPEAGAYFLEINGANSSADVYLNGEKLAHHDGGYSTWRVELTGKLQEENLLVITVDNAPNDRVYPQSADFTFYGGLYRDVNILCVPATHFELSYYGGCGLHLTPDVSGKVTVERWLAGPADGTTVRYTICDAAGNVAAQTTTAADKTELQVAQVHLWHGRKDPYLYTLTAELLRDGTVLDSVSRRFGFRSYRIDPDKGFFLNGESYPLHGVSRHQDGWQKGNAISKEDHIRDMDLICEVGANTIRLAHYQHDQFFYDLCDERGLVVWAEIPYISQHMPTGRANTLSQMRELIVQNHHHASIVVWGLSNEITMKGDSDPDLLDNHHELNDLCHTMDPTRPTVMAVVSMCPTDSPYLEIPDAISYNHYFGWYGGDTAMNGPWFDKFHAEHPTLPIGCSEYGCEALNWHSDTPQQGDYTEEYQAYYHEELIKQLFSRPYIWATHVWNMFDFGADARNEGGENGQNHKGLVTIDRQYKKDAFYAYKAWLSDEPFVHLCGKRFVNHTGDTVRITVYSNQPEVELFANGISLGVQRAEDHFFRFTVPNQGVTRLEAVAGACRDSGTICHVDTPDESYRLRERGAILNWFDVTEKEGFYSLNDKISDIMKAPEGKQVILDLLSTVGMGGNGEPDENFARMIGGFTVLRLSGLVGTLGENKLTKETLLSLNARLNTIARI; encoded by the coding sequence ATGAGAACTGTCTGCAACATCAACCACAAATGGGCTTTCCGCAAGGGCGCCCCGCTGCCCGAAACCTTCCCCGCCGACTGGGACCTGGTCAATCTGCCCCACAGCTGGAACAACATTGACGGCCAGGACGGCGGCAATGACTACTGGCGCGGCACCGCCGTCTATGTGCGGACGCTGGAGCGCGCCGACCTGCCCGAAGCCGGGGCTTATTTCCTGGAGATCAATGGCGCCAACTCCTCGGCGGATGTCTACCTGAACGGCGAGAAGCTGGCCCACCATGACGGCGGTTACTCCACCTGGCGGGTGGAGCTCACCGGCAAGCTGCAGGAGGAAAACCTGCTGGTCATCACGGTGGACAACGCCCCCAACGACCGGGTCTATCCCCAGTCGGCGGACTTCACCTTCTACGGCGGCCTCTACCGGGATGTGAACATCCTCTGCGTGCCCGCCACCCATTTTGAGCTGTCCTACTACGGCGGCTGCGGCCTGCACCTGACCCCCGATGTCAGCGGCAAGGTGACGGTGGAGCGCTGGCTCGCCGGTCCTGCCGACGGCACCACCGTGCGGTATACCATCTGCGATGCCGCCGGCAACGTGGCTGCCCAGACCACCACCGCCGCCGACAAGACCGAACTGCAGGTGGCCCAGGTCCATCTGTGGCATGGCCGCAAGGACCCCTACCTCTACACCCTCACCGCCGAGCTGCTCCGGGACGGCACGGTGCTGGACAGCGTCAGCCGCCGGTTCGGTTTCCGCAGCTACAGAATCGACCCCGACAAGGGCTTCTTCCTCAACGGCGAAAGCTATCCGCTGCACGGTGTTTCCCGCCACCAGGATGGCTGGCAGAAGGGCAACGCCATCAGCAAGGAAGACCACATCCGGGATATGGACCTGATCTGCGAGGTGGGCGCCAACACCATCCGTCTGGCCCACTACCAGCACGACCAGTTCTTCTATGACCTGTGCGACGAGCGCGGCTTGGTGGTCTGGGCCGAGATCCCCTATATCTCCCAGCATATGCCCACCGGCCGGGCGAACACCCTGAGCCAGATGCGGGAACTCATCGTGCAGAACCATCATCATGCGTCCATCGTGGTCTGGGGCCTGAGCAACGAGATCACCATGAAAGGGGACAGCGACCCTGACCTGCTGGACAACCACCATGAGCTCAACGACCTGTGCCACACCATGGATCCCACCCGCCCCACCGTCATGGCGGTGGTGAGCATGTGCCCCACCGACAGCCCCTACCTGGAGATCCCCGATGCCATCTCCTACAACCACTATTTCGGCTGGTACGGCGGCGACACCGCCATGAACGGCCCCTGGTTCGACAAGTTCCATGCCGAGCATCCCACCCTGCCCATCGGCTGCAGCGAGTACGGCTGCGAGGCTCTGAACTGGCATTCCGACACCCCGCAGCAGGGGGACTACACCGAGGAATACCAGGCCTACTACCACGAGGAGCTCATCAAGCAGCTTTTCAGCCGGCCCTATATCTGGGCCACCCACGTGTGGAATATGTTTGACTTCGGCGCCGACGCCCGCAACGAGGGCGGCGAGAACGGCCAGAACCACAAGGGCCTGGTGACCATCGACCGCCAGTACAAAAAGGATGCCTTCTACGCCTACAAGGCCTGGCTATCCGATGAGCCTTTTGTCCACCTGTGCGGCAAGCGGTTCGTGAATCATACCGGCGACACGGTGCGCATCACCGTCTACTCCAACCAGCCCGAGGTGGAACTGTTTGCCAACGGGATCTCCCTGGGCGTGCAGCGGGCGGAGGACCACTTCTTCCGCTTCACGGTGCCCAACCAGGGCGTGACCCGGCTGGAGGCTGTGGCCGGTGCCTGCCGTGACAGCGGCACCATCTGCCATGTGGATACCCCCGACGAAAGCTATCGCCTGCGGGAGCGCGGCGCCATCCTCAACTGGTTTGACGTCACCGAAAAGGAGGGCTTCTACTCGCTGAACGACAAGATCAGCGACATCATGAAAGCCCCCGAGGGCAAACAGGTCATTCTCGATCTGCTGTCCACGGTGGGTATGGGCGGAAACGGGGAACCCGATGAGAATTTCGCCCGGATGATCGGCGGCTTCACGGTGCTGCGGCTCTCCGGCCTGGTGGGCACCCTGGGTGAGAACAAGCTGACCAAGGAAACGCTGCTCTCGCTGAACGCCCGGCTGAACACCATCGCCCGCATCTGA
- a CDS encoding TrpB-like pyridoxal phosphate-dependent enzyme, producing MSTEKIPYKIYLSEEELPRTWYNVRADMKTKPAPLLNPGTGQPMGYDDLRPVFCDELIRQELDNDTREIPIPEEIRDFYKMYRPAPLVRAYCLEKKLGTPAKIYYKFEGNNTSGSHKLNSAIAQAYYAKQQRLKGVTTETGAGQWGTALSMACAYLGLDCKVYMVKCSYEQKPFRREVMRVYGASVTPSPSPETEVGRRILAEHPGTTGSLGCAISEAVEVATTTPGYRYVLGSVLNQVLLHQSIIGVETKTALDKYGVKPDIIIGCAGGGSNLGGLISPFMGQKLRGEADYRFIAVEPASCPSFTRGRFAYDFCDTGMVCPLAKMYTLGSNFIPSANHAGGLRYHGMSPVLAQLYHDGLMEAVAVEQTKVFEAAEQFARVEGILPAPESSHAIRVAIDEALRCKETGEEKTILFGLTGTGYFDMVAYEKFHDGTMTDTIPTNAELEASFARLPKVPGQS from the coding sequence ATGAGCACCGAGAAAATCCCCTACAAGATCTACCTGTCCGAAGAGGAACTGCCGCGCACCTGGTACAATGTCCGGGCCGACATGAAGACGAAACCCGCGCCGCTGCTGAACCCCGGCACCGGCCAGCCCATGGGCTACGACGACCTGCGCCCGGTGTTCTGCGACGAGCTGATCCGCCAGGAACTGGACAACGACACCCGGGAGATCCCCATTCCCGAGGAGATCCGGGACTTCTACAAGATGTACCGCCCTGCGCCGCTGGTGCGGGCTTACTGCCTGGAGAAAAAGCTGGGCACCCCGGCAAAAATCTACTACAAGTTCGAGGGCAACAATACCTCGGGCAGCCACAAGCTGAACAGCGCCATCGCCCAGGCCTACTACGCCAAGCAGCAGAGGCTGAAAGGCGTCACCACCGAGACCGGTGCCGGTCAGTGGGGCACCGCGCTGTCCATGGCCTGCGCCTATCTGGGTCTGGACTGCAAGGTCTATATGGTAAAGTGCTCCTACGAGCAGAAACCCTTCCGCCGGGAGGTCATGCGGGTGTACGGCGCCTCGGTGACGCCCTCCCCCTCCCCGGAGACCGAGGTGGGCCGCCGCATCCTGGCCGAACATCCCGGCACCACCGGCTCTCTGGGCTGCGCCATCAGCGAGGCGGTGGAGGTGGCCACCACCACCCCGGGCTACCGGTATGTGCTGGGCAGCGTGCTCAACCAGGTGCTGCTGCACCAGAGCATCATCGGCGTGGAGACCAAGACTGCCCTGGACAAATACGGCGTCAAGCCGGACATCATCATCGGCTGCGCCGGCGGCGGCAGCAACCTGGGCGGGCTGATCTCGCCGTTCATGGGCCAGAAGCTCCGGGGCGAGGCGGACTACCGCTTCATCGCCGTGGAACCGGCCTCCTGCCCCAGCTTCACCCGGGGCAGATTCGCCTACGACTTCTGCGACACCGGCATGGTCTGTCCCCTGGCCAAGATGTACACCCTGGGCAGCAACTTCATCCCCTCGGCCAACCACGCGGGCGGCCTGCGCTACCACGGTATGAGTCCCGTGCTGGCCCAGCTCTACCACGACGGTCTGATGGAGGCCGTGGCGGTGGAACAGACCAAGGTCTTTGAGGCCGCCGAGCAGTTCGCCCGGGTGGAGGGCATCCTGCCTGCGCCGGAGAGCAGCCACGCCATCCGGGTGGCCATCGACGAGGCGCTGCGCTGCAAGGAGACCGGCGAGGAGAAGACCATCCTCTTCGGCCTGACCGGCACCGGCTACTTCGACATGGTAGCCTACGAGAAGTTCCACGACGGCACGATGACCGACACCATTCCCACCAACGCCGAGCTGGAAGCCAGCTTTGCCCGGCTACCCAAGGTGCCCGGCCAGAGCTGA